Proteins encoded within one genomic window of Spirulina major PCC 6313:
- a CDS encoding diguanylate cyclase, whose product MRNQILNPDRFLVLIVDDVARNLQILEAILRPEGYALTFANSGKQALKRAKQAKPDLILLDLMMPDIDGLDVCETLQSDSHCCNIPIIFLTASPNQDHVVKAFNVGAVDYVTKPFQSQELLARIKTHLLLRQTLQELQAALAQVEALSRTDSLTGMLNRYRFMEIVQQEFDRAVRSGTPFSLLLLDLDHFKRVNDTYGHLVGDLVLKKISHQLQAEVRSVDAVGRFGGEEFVVVLPSMELADAEAIAQHICQHIASLVITIPTGTLQVTVSIGIAGYTPEDQTVEQVINRADQGLYAAKAQGRNTYCFGQNIMRIS is encoded by the coding sequence ATGCGTAACCAGATTTTGAATCCAGACCGTTTTTTGGTTTTAATTGTGGACGATGTTGCTCGCAATCTCCAAATCCTTGAAGCCATTCTGCGGCCCGAAGGCTATGCACTCACCTTTGCTAACAGCGGAAAACAAGCCTTAAAACGGGCGAAGCAGGCTAAACCCGACTTAATTTTGCTGGACTTAATGATGCCAGATATCGATGGCCTTGATGTTTGTGAAACTCTGCAATCAGACTCTCATTGCTGCAATATTCCAATTATTTTTTTAACGGCAAGCCCCAATCAAGATCATGTGGTGAAGGCGTTTAATGTGGGAGCAGTGGACTATGTGACTAAACCGTTTCAATCCCAGGAACTCTTGGCACGAATCAAGACCCATTTACTATTGCGGCAAACGCTACAGGAATTACAAGCAGCACTCGCCCAAGTGGAAGCCCTGTCCCGTACGGATTCGTTAACAGGAATGTTGAATCGCTATCGGTTTATGGAGATTGTGCAACAGGAGTTTGATCGGGCAGTGCGCTCCGGTACGCCGTTTTCACTACTGTTGTTGGATCTCGATCACTTTAAGCGGGTGAATGATACCTATGGGCATTTGGTGGGGGATTTGGTGTTAAAAAAAATTTCGCATCAGTTACAGGCTGAGGTGCGCAGTGTTGATGCGGTGGGACGATTTGGGGGGGAGGAGTTTGTGGTGGTGTTGCCGTCGATGGAGCTTGCCGATGCGGAGGCGATCGCTCAACACATTTGTCAACACATTGCATCATTGGTGATCACAATTCCCACAGGGACACTACAGGTGACGGTGAGCATCGGCATTGCTGGTTATACCCCAGAGGATCAGACGGTGGAACAGGTGATTAATCGTGCGGATCAGGGCCTGTATGCAGCGAAAGCCCAGGGCCGCAATACCTATTGTTTTGGGCAAAATATCATGAGAATTTCCTAA
- the tnpC gene encoding IS66 family transposase, whose amino-acid sequence MKPIEIPPAVEREQLRQASSEVLVELVLRQQEIIQQLVWEIERLKNNANSDSESSSKPPSSDIHKRSEHQPPEKEPPSQGKRKPGGQPGHQGKTRKGFGRIDRYEMVRAQVCGYCGSQELSLVPRKTRRHEVAELIQPAIEVVEYEQQCCCCSRCGQETWGELPPPVLGGQSLGAGLQSLLVWLGNYAHMSYEKQQEFLEELGNITVGVGTLQATNERASQSVKPTVEELGNWVKHQDYAQVDETPWLVKGVKEWMWVVCGVGFCLFHAADTRSRAELETLLGRSFDGVLVSDDFSVYNGYEVKAQQKCLAHLRRHFKKVCKLRHGKNPELAKAFLDLIDTAFEQHRQWRETEDGAAYHQWAAGFIYEVKAAVEHWLPLAGHEAGLLLRSLRDKANQWWYFLSHPEIPPDNNRAERSLRLAVTKRKVCGGSRSMAGFAQTARLLSVIQTCRTQGRSVLSFLKQALMATASPEQVSMPSLIPAT is encoded by the coding sequence ATGAAGCCCATCGAGATTCCCCCAGCCGTCGAACGAGAGCAACTGAGACAAGCATCATCAGAGGTGCTGGTGGAACTGGTGTTGCGGCAACAAGAGATTATTCAGCAACTAGTCTGGGAAATAGAGCGGCTCAAGAACAACGCCAACAGCGATAGCGAGAGTTCATCGAAACCCCCATCAAGCGACATCCACAAACGCTCAGAACACCAACCCCCAGAAAAAGAGCCACCAAGCCAAGGAAAGCGTAAACCCGGTGGGCAACCCGGTCATCAGGGAAAAACTCGCAAAGGGTTTGGCAGAATAGACCGCTACGAAATGGTGCGAGCACAAGTGTGTGGGTACTGTGGGAGCCAAGAGTTGAGCCTAGTCCCCCGAAAAACGCGCCGCCATGAAGTAGCCGAGTTAATCCAACCCGCCATAGAAGTAGTGGAGTATGAGCAGCAGTGCTGCTGTTGTAGCCGATGTGGACAGGAAACATGGGGAGAGTTACCGCCGCCAGTGCTGGGAGGTCAAAGCTTAGGAGCCGGACTGCAATCCCTGTTGGTGTGGTTGGGGAACTACGCTCACATGAGCTATGAAAAGCAGCAGGAATTCCTAGAGGAACTGGGGAATATCACCGTGGGAGTAGGGACATTACAAGCGACCAACGAAAGGGCATCCCAAAGCGTTAAGCCGACAGTAGAGGAACTGGGAAACTGGGTGAAACACCAAGACTACGCCCAAGTGGATGAAACACCATGGCTAGTCAAGGGAGTGAAAGAGTGGATGTGGGTAGTGTGTGGGGTGGGTTTTTGCCTCTTCCACGCCGCTGATACTCGTTCAAGGGCGGAATTAGAGACCCTATTAGGTCGAAGCTTTGATGGTGTACTCGTCTCTGATGACTTCAGTGTGTACAACGGTTATGAGGTGAAAGCCCAGCAGAAGTGCTTGGCTCATCTGAGGCGGCACTTCAAGAAAGTCTGCAAGCTCAGGCATGGAAAAAATCCAGAGTTGGCGAAGGCATTCCTGGATTTGATTGACACAGCCTTTGAGCAGCATCGTCAGTGGCGTGAAACCGAGGATGGGGCTGCCTATCATCAATGGGCGGCGGGCTTTATCTATGAGGTGAAGGCGGCTGTGGAGCATTGGCTCCCCCTGGCTGGGCATGAGGCGGGCTTGTTATTGCGCTCTCTACGCGATAAGGCAAATCAGTGGTGGTATTTCCTGTCCCATCCAGAAATTCCCCCGGATAATAATCGTGCGGAACGCTCGTTGCGGTTGGCTGTAACCAAGCGTAAGGTTTGTGGTGGCTCGCGTTCGATGGCAGGTTTTGCCCAGACGGCAAGGTTACTGAGTGTGATTCAGACTTGTCGGACTCAAGGGCGTTCGGTGTTGAGTTTCTTGAAACAAGCTTTGATGGCGACGGCTTCTCCTGAGCAAGTCTCCATGCCTTCCCTCATCCCTGCTACCTGA